A single genomic interval of Trichosurus vulpecula isolate mTriVul1 chromosome 6, mTriVul1.pri, whole genome shotgun sequence harbors:
- the LOC118855381 gene encoding putative olfactory receptor 5AK3, which translates to MEQGNGTRVTEFILLGFAVRQEVQYILFLVFLVIYITSLAGNVGMILLIKCHSRLHTPMYFFLQHLAFVDLCYTTAITPRVLLNFLISNKSISFSGCLLQLLVYATFATIECYLLSAMAIDHYVAICNPLHYAVVMSRRACIQLLTGSYFMGSLNASIHTGFAFSLSFCNSNTINHFFCDVPPILALSCSSIDVNVMLLIVFVGFNLSSTLLVVFFSYVYILAAILRMPSAEGRHKAFSTCASHLTAVIIFYGTLSYMYLQPSSSESQENDKVASVFYGIVIPMLNPLIYSLRNKEVKEAMKVLVKSCL; encoded by the coding sequence ATGGAACAAGGAAATGGCACCAGAGTGACTGAGTTCATTCTACTGGGATTTGCAGTTCGCCAAGAAGTGCAGTACATCCTCTTCCTTGTGTTTCTGGTCATCTACATTACATCTCTAGCGGGCAATGTTGGTATGATTCTGCTCATCAAATGTCATTCCCGCCTTCACACccccatgtattttttcctccaaCACTTGGCTTTCGTTGACCTGTGTTATACTACTGCTATCACTCCCAGGGTGTTATTGAACTTCCTCATTTCCAACAAATCCATCTCTTTCTCAGGGTGTCTACTGCAGTTGTTGGTTTATGCTACATTTGCCACAATTGAATGTTACCTCCTTTCTGCCATGGCCATAGATCATTATGTGGCCATCTGTAACCCACTGCACTATGCAGTGGTCATGTCCCGGAGGGCCTGCATCCAGTTACTCACTGGATCCTATTTCATGGGATCCCTGAATGCCTCCATACACACAGGTTTTGCCTTTTCACTGTCTTTCTGCAATTCCAACACCATCAATCACTTCTTTTGCGATGTGCCCCCAATCCTGGCCCTCTCCTGTTCTAGTATTGATGTCAATGTCATGTTGTTAATAGTCTTTGTGGGTTTTAATCTGTCGAGCACATTGTTGGTTGTATTCTTCTCTTATGTTTACATCCTGGCTGCCATCTTGAGGATGCCTTCTGCCGAAGGAAGACACAAAGCTTTCTCCACTTGTGCCTCCCATCTGACGGCTGTCATCATTTTCTATGGAACTCTGTCTTACATGTATTTACAGCCTTCTTCCAGTGAATCCCAGGAGAATGATAAGGTGGCCTCTGTGTTTTATGGTATTGTGATACCCATGTTGAACCCCCTGATTTACAGCCTTCGGAATAAAGAAGTCAAAGAGGCCATGAAAGTTCTGGTAAAGAGTTGCTTATGA